Genomic window (Candidatus Megaera polyxenophila):
TACAACTACTGTAATATTTTGTCGGGCACTACAAAACTAATAAGCATATAAAAATGGCTTGTTTCAAGGCATTGCTGTGCTAAATTTTTACAAAATTGCAATATTTTGGATAATTTCGTACCAATTTGGCAAAAGAGATTATGATGAACACATATACAAAGAATGGCACTTAATTCAAAATAAATAATAAAATTGTTAAAGAATAGAGCTATGAAAAAATTTCTGCTAATAGTTATGGTGTTAGTTATTTATAATCCAGCTTTTACTAGAGCAGAACAAATATCTAATTTGATTATGCCAGTTAGTTATTTTGTAGATCATGTTAAGCAATTAAATCTATTAAAAGAAAATTTGACTAAGTATAGGCAAGCAAGTGTTATAGGGGTTAGTGGGCTAGGTAAAACTCAAGTGACCAGAATGTATGTTCATGAAAATAAAGATTATTATGAGATAATTTGGTTCATTGATTGCAATTTAGATATTAATGAAGAACTTTTAAAATTAGCCAAGGCTATTAATGCTGTTGCCAAAACCAAGTTGATTTCAGAGGAGGATATATTCTTAGTAAAAAAAGAATTATTAGCATATTTATCAAATAAAGATCATTGGTTATTGGTGTTTGATAACTTAAAAATAAACGAAAATCAAAAGATAAAGGAATTTATTGATTGGGAACATAACGGACATGTTATTTTTGTTTCCCAAGATCGAGATTTACTAACTAATATAGTTAAAATGAGCCGTCTTGAGAGAAGTGATGCTATTATTTTAGCTAAGAATCTTTTATATAATAAAGATCCTCAATCTGTAGAGTTTTTAGCTAAAGCATTTGACGGTTATCCAATATTAATAGTACAGGGAGCACAATTATTAAATGTAGTAGCAGGTTTAAATATGGAAGAGTATAAAAAACAAGTTAATCAATCAGAAGATAAAATAAAGTTAAACGTTACTTTAGCATTAAATGAGCTAAAGCCTTCAGCTAAGCAATTATTAAATAAGATAGCTTTAATTAACAATCAAGCTTTTTCTAAACAATTACTTGGTATTATTACCGATAGCAAGGATACGCTTGATAGCGACATTTTGGAGTTATCGAAATTTTCCCTGATTAGTAATACTGATGATAATAAAGAAAATCCTATATTTGAAATGTACGATATAATTGCAGAAAAAATAGCAGAGATTAACGGAGCAAAAAATAATCAGATTTATTTAGAAGATATTATAGCTAAATTTAAGTATTCTATACCAAGCGGTGTAGTTGAGGAAAGAATTTTTATCGATAAAAAAACTATCCGTGAAAATTTAAGCATCATTTTTAAAAGCTCAGAAAAATATAATGTAACTATATATAAAATGATGGATCTGGGGTTTTATAGCCTTAGCAGTTATTTAAATATTTTTGATTATTATAATGCTAAAAAAATGGTTGATTGGCTTAATAAAAATGAGCAGGCAGGAAAATTTACATTATTATTAATGGATAATGATGCAAAACAAACATACGCAAGATATTTAGGTTTAATAGGAGCATATTATATACATAAAGATGCAAACCGAAATAAGTCTTTAGAGTATTATTTAAAAGCTAATCAAGTACTAGAAGGTGTTAAAAATGCTGAAACTATAAAAAACAATATATTTTATAATTTAGCGATAGGTAACATTCACTTAGGAAATCTTGAAGAAGCAGAAAAATATATTCATTTTATGGAAGAGCTGTTTGAGCGTAAACTTGTTAATGAATCTGATATTAGTTTTTTATATTTTATTAAGGCAAGATTAGCATGTTTTAACGGACAATATATTGAAGCTTTAACACAAATTAATAACTGTATAGACGTACATATAAAGCTAGGGGTGCCTATTGATGATTTGTTTTATACACAGTTATATTTACTTAAGGCAGGCATTTTAAACTTTATGGGTAAATATCAGGAAGCATATGAACAAGCCCAGCAATTATATAAAATGTATAAGCCTGTCAAGCAAGAAGATCACGAAATATTTGGACGTATTTATGTTCAAATGTCAAGAGCAGAGTTTGGTTTAGGTAATAGTAATAAGGCTCTAGATTATGCTCAAAAAGCCAAGAATATTTTTATTCACGACAAGTCAAGAAACAATGAGAATCTAAAAGCGTCAAAAGATACAAATTTAGTCACAGTTTTCATTACTGAAGGAGATATATTAAGTTCTTTAGGTAAGCTAGAAGAAGCGATCAGTGCTTATCAACAGGCTGAAACTAT
Coding sequences:
- a CDS encoding ATP/GTP-binding protein, producing MKKFLLIVMVLVIYNPAFTRAEQISNLIMPVSYFVDHVKQLNLLKENLTKYRQASVIGVSGLGKTQVTRMYVHENKDYYEIIWFIDCNLDINEELLKLAKAINAVAKTKLISEEDIFLVKKELLAYLSNKDHWLLVFDNLKINENQKIKEFIDWEHNGHVIFVSQDRDLLTNIVKMSRLERSDAIILAKNLLYNKDPQSVEFLAKAFDGYPILIVQGAQLLNVVAGLNMEEYKKQVNQSEDKIKLNVTLALNELKPSAKQLLNKIALINNQAFSKQLLGIITDSKDTLDSDILELSKFSLISNTDDNKENPIFEMYDIIAEKIAEINGAKNNQIYLEDIIAKFKYSIPSGVVEERIFIDKKTIRENLSIIFKSSEKYNVTIYKMMDLGFYSLSSYLNIFDYYNAKKMVDWLNKNEQAGKFTLLLMDNDAKQTYARYLGLIGAYYIHKDANRNKSLEYYLKANQVLEGVKNAETIKNNIFYNLAIGNIHLGNLEEAEKYIHFMEELFERKLVNESDISFLYFIKARLACFNGQYIEALTQINNCIDVHIKLGVPIDDLFYTQLYLLKAGILNFMGKYQEAYEQAQQLYKMYKPVKQEDHEIFGRIYVQMSRAEFGLGNSNKALDYAQKAKNIFIHDKSRNNENLKASKDTNLVTVFITEGDILSSLGKLEEAISAYQQAETIYNNCLGQNLKIEPVSLLYFKAASTALKSNDDFFYKHYLFKHEQIFGYNHPRTKELYKLALTKNNKD